The nucleotide sequence CATTcgttactgaaatatttttcgataacaattatattttaggCTTAGCTTCTGTGATGTGCTTTACTCCTGGAGTGATGATGATAAGTTGTTATTTTCATCGTCGACGAGGTCTAGGGAACGGAATTGCTATGGCAGGCAATACAGCCGGAGGAATGATCCTACCGATTGTTGcagataaattactttattattatgatCTGTCTGGAGAACTTCTTATTATGGGAAGTCTAATGCTTCATGCATGTGCAGGTGCAATGTTGTGGCAACCTGTAGAATGGCACATGAAGACTGAATATCCTAATGCAGAGGCATTTAAAGATAAACTACTCTCGCAGCCACCAATTACTCCAGTTACACACTCAACCAGTCACACAGGCAACAATGTCAACTCTCGTACAGTCTCCTGTGCCATTGACATCAATATCATTGGTGAACGACAAAGATCATCCTCTGTAGATGATATTGTTATTAACAGTCACACTTATGATATACATTTTAGTCCTAAGACAGCGATGGAAGGGCAAGAAACGAGCTATAATGAAGAAGAACGTATTGTAGATTTCGTTTCTGAAGAtcgaaaaatacaaaaataccacTTAAGACCCACAAGCAGCAAACAAGACTCACCATATCGACACTGTACACGACGGTCTTCAAGATGTGCTTTGCCATACAAACGAACACCGTTGTTGATAGCCCAAAGTGTAGATGCTATTCATGGATTAGAGCGAAATGTAGTCGAAACCACGGAATCCGTGACTTCTCTCAATTATTTGAGTACATTTTACTTGGGGCCATCGTCTAGCGCTGTACCAGTAGTAGAGGAACTCAGTGAGGAAAATTCTGGTTTACACTCCCCATCTGAATGTGTTCAAGCAATACAGAATGAATATAATTCGAGATTGAGAATTCCAAGACGTGTCTTAGTTTTTGTTAATAAGATTCGAAGACTGAAATATATAGATACCTCTTTTTTCAGTGATAGTCGATTTTATGTTCTAGTGTTTTCCATGGGTTTTCATCAGATAGGTTATGCTGGAACACAAAACTTTTTACCTCTTCATGCAGAAAAAATATTAGGACTGACGCATAGTCAAGCAGCCACGTTGTTAACAGCTGTTGCATTTGCTGATTTAATTGGGCGAGTTGGATGTGCGTGGTTGTCAGACTACCATATTTTTCCTAGGAAGTACTGGTATATGATAGGCCAGTTTCTGTCTGGTGTCTTTGCATTCTTGTTGCAGTTTACAGATGAATACGTTCCATTATTAGCATGTTCTGCTGCTTTTGGCCTTGCTTCTGGATCGTATATTGGCCTGATTGTCGTTCTGTTCGCGGATGTGTTTGGTCCAGAAAAAGCAGCTCATTCTCATAGCTTGGCTATAGCTCTCTGTGGGTTTCCAGCCTTAGGAGGACTACCTTTCTTGGGTAAGTTATTCTGTTAAGTTTAGGAAATAGTTGAAGagtaatgttttgattttttctgTCGTTACACTACAGTGTTTAAGATTTGTTAATGTATCAAAGTACAAATAATAACCAAGTGTATtcgtttattattgtaaaatgagCGTTTTGTGGTTAAACAAGTAAAAGACAAAATACCGTAAGTGGTTTGGATcgtttttagtttcgcgcaaagctatacgagggctatctgctctagccatccctaatttagcagtgtaagactagagggaaggcagctagtcatcaccacccaccgccaattcttgggctactcttttaccaacgaatagtgggattgatcgtaacattacaacgccccacggctggaaaggcaaacatgtttggtgtgacggggatttgaacttatgaccctcggattacgatccgagtgctttaaccacctgtaCCGTAAGTGAAAAAAACCAATACAAACTACATTAAATTAGTAGTTACTCTTACACAGTTAGATTTCAAAAACTCATTGATAGATATTGTATTTAtggtgaaaatgaaaaaaatggtgattcataacttattaataataaaaaatactgtgatataaatttttacttttaaatgaaatGCTATTCAGAATAAGCTCTAATCAAACAATTTCGTGATATATTAGCTATACATGAGACAAATAATACCTTtcataattttgataatttaatacTTTCAACTCAAGCAAACGGCACTGAAATAAAAAGTTACAGTGCAGAAAATAGAAACGAAAGGGCGCTGATCAAAACTCTGTTTTTGGTACATCTTTATATGAATAGTCATTCAATCTGTTTCCTCAACGAATATGAATTTAGTTAGGCTTGGTTTTATAAGGCCTTCTTTAAACGACTTAGGGAGAGAAGGCCAATCAGTAGGAAATCattgaaagtatatatatatttattttgtgtgtgtgttttcttattgcaaagttaCCTCAGGTTATCTGTTGAgtgcaccgaggggaatcgaatccctaattttagcgttgtaaatccgaagacttaccgcaaTACCAGCGGCGGACATATTTGTTCATCCCTCGATTGGTAAATAAAAGTTCATTGggagtttactttgttttaaataggAACATAATTAGCGTTTCATCAAAACACACTAGAAAAGTAAGGAATAATGAGTTTTAAATGAAAGTTAACTGATACCTTCCTTGAAAAGTAGTAagtataaaattcaaaacatataattGTTGTTTTGACTTATTGACTGAAATacacttaattatattttattctcttgCTCATAGtataagaagtaaaataattcGTTTCTTCTAGGGATATACTTTTTAAGTTCTTTAgatcaaacattatttaacaatgttAATTCTGGATTTTGTAGATTCAGAAATTGGTCATAGAGGCTAAAAAGTATGTCATTGGGAGGATGAATGCACTGAATATTACTAAAGTGTCTAAATTGgacattataaaaaataagagcaaagacataaaaacatttaattttatcatgtaattttatcaattttgcaAATTCTTATACAATATTATACTTGTAAATACTGTATCATCGAACAGTAAGGAGGCTAGaaatgtttagtttgtatatAACATGTAAAACGTGACAGGCTAGaaatgtttagtttgtatatAACATGTAAAACGTGACAGGCTAGaaatgtttagtttgtatatAACATGTAAAACGTGACAGGCTAGaaatgtttagtttgtatataatatgtaaaacgTGACAGTCATATTTATAAGtggctttgtgattaacaacaaacaaagatatgtaataatacaccattactatatattttgaataataattataaaattcatcaacagaaaacttacattttttttttacttttgctgGGATGAGATGATGTTTTTATTAACCTAACCcctcacaaataaataaatatatcgtCGATATTGTAATTAATTCCACAAAGTAAGTCACTGACTTTATGTAGATACATTTTACGTACAATTATAACCTTGGCTGTTTGAATTTAATATAAGATGTCTTTGAACTGGTTTTGCTACATCTTTACAATGATATAAGTGAATCCTGACCGCTGTTAAAGAAACCTCTTCTTTGGAACTAAGTTTGGTGTATTTGAGTGCTGTAGATAAATTACACTTGTGTCTTGGCAAGGACTAAAGATGCTTAAGCTCTGTAGAATTAAGAATGATAAAGTCTGACGTCTGTTGTATGTACAAACTCATTAAATTGTGCTTTCTTTCAGCTTTGCATCAGCGATTGATTTGTTCTAGCATATCTCCtttagattacactatgtaacaaagtttttactttttcttgttcctgggcagaaagtgttattcccCAATTGCTTATGCCCAAAGTGAATGGAAAATATCtcattttctcttcaaactttgcttttgtgacctgtgtaatgaaattttcaaatttactcattttccagaacattccaggtagattcagttctgagtagctgatagaaaattttttctaacttacaagaattttcaagaactttttagactgttgtagaacttacgagaattttcaataatcttttagaattttctagaactttcagtagtaatatatgtacagggactcaccacttcagtttagttctagctgcctaagtgaacacatagacctatctgattttatcagagatggcatcaagaagctgcaagcattctgctatgtatgtggccaatttatcaagacaagagcgaaaaagtactctgtgacggcatctgctaaaatgtgtgaaacctacaaggcatatttcggcatgcctgtcagaATCAAGACAAAacttgggcacctcattttacctgcgagcactgcagaAATACTAGAAGACAAGACGGACAATTCTTGCTTGcttaaatagtaagattttatattatacaaattttagaccttttaaaatttaaatattttttcggtgcaccttaaagaggaatacaacagcgtcaagaccttgctagaagccttgaagtatgatgagtatggctgggaggttatcagagacttcaaaatggtggttTTCCTGATAGGTCtccaaggagactttaccaagtttccctgttatctctacctttgggacagcaggaacatCGCAGCGCACTGCAAgaagaagcactggccacaagagaccgagttctttgtggggaggcacagtttcaagtgtgagccactagcgGGCCTCCAAAAGGTATTATTCCCACCATTGCACACAGAATTGGGTCTTACGAAACactttgtcacagctcttgataaggagtctgcagccttcaagtaccttcgagacttttttttctaagctgtctgaggcaaaggtcaaagctggtgtctttgttgggccacaaataaagaagatccttgagtgcacagaatttccgaAGAAACTTAGTAAGAAGGGCTGCTTTGTTACAATAGTTCGGGGCTTgttgggcaatcacaagaccgaaaatCGTGTGGgactggttgaggttctggtgaagaactacggcaaaatgggctgcaggatgtccctgaaagtccatatccttgatgctcctcttgataaattcaaggagaacatgggagcatactcagaggagcaaagcGAGCGCTTtcactaagatatactggactttaaatgccactaccaaggagagtgtaacgaaaacatgatgggagactatatttgggggctgatatgtgaaactgatttacattacagtcgcaaatctcgaaaaactactcacttctaatcatttgtgtgtaactttagtacaaatacatataaatcttgattcatatgttattttattcagactttatgtaaatgaaaatgtgtaaatttgcccgtttttacatagaaaataggttaatttctaaatttcattatcgaggtcacaaaagcaaagtttgaagggaataatggccattttctgtatttttacaacataaacaattaagaaataacacatactatccaggaacaaaatttgcgtCACATAGTGTTTCCGGGTTTCGTAGTATCTGATCAGAAGTTTAATCGCCAGTCAGAGAAACATACAAATACTTTGATAATGACACTTCTGCCACACATCCCAGCACTTATGTGTACATTATAAAGAAAGTTAAATgtgcattttcaaaatattatattctagTTTACAAATGAGACCCTTTGGAGAAACAGGGCTTAGTTACATTCGAAAAGATTCCGAAcacacttttgttttctttatcgacttttaaaatacttgaaaccgaataaaattttattttatatttaaaagttactaTCATTAGTTTACTTAAGTATTTTCTCAAGTTCTTGTTGATTTAAATTTAGGTTTTTGGtgggttaaaatatatttattaaaattattttgcaacaCCAACTGGTGGAATAATGCAGGTTTTCGCCAGTTGTGCTCTTTATTAGTTCGTATGTGCCTTATCCACCCATCGCATTTACTCTGTGGAATAATTCTGACTTCGACTTTAGTTGTTGCGCACCTACATCACAATTTCAAAATAGTTATACGATAGAGGTACTTTTAAGAACATGCTTTTGCAGTAAAATGTTCAGTGAATTTATTTTTAGCATTcggaaataacaataatttaaataaatagactaaaatatgttcaaattatttgtttattattaagcacaaaggtatacAATATACTATCCGTGCAGTGCCTAGTACTAGTATCAAAACGAGTTTtcttagcattataaaccttcagacttatcgctgagctaCTGAAGGTCTGAGCTATCGGAGggaagataaaatatgttaaatatttattagtttcttaATAGATTCAAAGTACTTTGGATGATTGTAGTCTTTCACTGAGTGGTTCATAGGTCTTTTGCCAGCAACAGTATTCTATAAAGACTTCCAACATTGTGTTCACTAGTATTCGTAAAGATGTATCAACGTGTTGTTAATTgagggtttttttgttgtttggttAAAAGTACTTTTCCTATAATAGTATTGTATACAGACTTCTAAGCTGTGTTCAGATGTGAACATGCACGTGAGATTCGTGAAATATACGCCACCTTTTTGTTTGATTGTAATTTTTCATTAGGTGattgataaatatattgttgCAACAGTATCGTTGAGAGACTACTGCCATTGTGTTCAGAGGAACATGTTCACGTATTTCTAAGTAGATATATAAAACTCTTTGTTGATCGTAGTGTTTCAGTAGATAGTTGATTGATCTCTTGTTTGTATTCTATAGAAACTCCTATCACAGTATTCCAAAAGGTACATATTTACGACTTTCCTGGGAGATAGATACATCAACTCATTGAAGTATTTCATTGAGTAGTTTATAAAACTCGTTCTCAGAGACGTCTTACACTGCGTTCAAAGAAACATGTTCACAAATTTTCTGGGAGATAAATCAACTTTTTCGTTGgctgttacatttattttaatggatTATTGAGCTATTACCTGCAACAGTAATCTAGACTCCTAGTATTGTCTTTTGAGAGAACATTTGAGTATTTGGGTTATACTTCCAAGTTTAGTTCGTTGATtttagtatttcattatttatctcaCAACAGTATTCGATAAAGTTTCTTAACATTGTGTTCAAGAAAGGGACATGCTCAAGAGACTCCAATAAATACATCATCTTTTTCTGTTGATTATGGTATTTTATTGAGTATATGATTGAGGTCGTCTCTTTAGCAGTATATTATAAACTCCTAATATTGTGTTCAGCAATTTATAAGTATATCCTCACCTTAACAAAGACGCTTTCTTTTATAACACAATAGGTAGCTGTTCT is from Tachypleus tridentatus isolate NWPU-2018 chromosome 2, ASM421037v1, whole genome shotgun sequence and encodes:
- the LOC143244288 gene encoding uncharacterized protein LOC143244288 isoform X2, which codes for MNSSPPTLGLETDALASKTGKSDGEVVVQGKEVPPDGGWGWAVEVGVVIANLLILGHLKSFGVYFTPLMERYDATPSQVAWIPAIQIAVMTFMAPVGSILAQKISPRQVTVIGGIVACVGLVCSSQAGSIKSLYFTYGVLGGLASVMCFTPGVMMISCYFHRRRGLGNGIAMAGNTAGGMILPIVADKLLYYYDLSGELLIMGSLMLHACAGAMLWQPVEWHMKTEYPNAEAFKDKLLSQPPITPVTHSTSHTGNNVNSRTVSCAIDINIIGERQRSSSVDDIVINSHTYDIHFSPKTAMEGQETSYNEEERIVDFVSEDRKIQKYHLRPTSSKQDSPYRHCTRRSSRCALPYKRTPLLIAQSVDAIHGLERNVVETTESVTSLNYLSTFYLGPSSSAVPVVEELSEENSGLHSPSECVQAIQNEYNSRLRIPRRVLVFVNKIRRLKYIDTSFFSDSRFYVLVFSMGFHQIGYAGTQNFLPLHAEKILGLTHSQAATLLTAVAFADLIGRVGCAWLSDYHIFPRKYWYMIGQFLSGVFAFLLQFTDEYVPLLACSAAFGLASGSYIGLIVVLFADVFGPEKAAHSHSLAIALCGFPALGGLPFLVQDAEVVQATTRPGHHINFHKADEKEPGLQENNFDGFTN
- the LOC143244288 gene encoding uncharacterized protein LOC143244288 isoform X6, yielding MNSSPPTLGLETDALASKTGKSDGEVVVQGKEVPPDGGWGWAVEVGVVIANLLILGHLKSFGVYFTPLMERYDATPSQVAWIPAIQIAVMTFMAPVGSILAQKISPRQVTVIGGIVACVGLVCSSQAGSIKSLYFTYGVLGGLASVMCFTPGVMMISCYFHRRRGLGNGIAMAGNTAGGMILPIVADKLLYYYDLSGELLIMGSLMLHACAGAMLWQPVEWHMKTEYPNAEAFKDKLLSQPPITPVTHSTSHTGNNVNSRTVSCAIDINIIGERQRSSSVDDIVINSHTYDIHFSPKTAMEGQETSYNEEERIVDFVSEDRKIQKYHLRPTSSKQDSPYRHCTRRSSRCALPYKRTPLLIAQSVDAIHGLERNVVETTESVTSLNYLSTFYLGPSSSAVPVVEELSEENSGLHSPSECVQAIQNEYNSRLRIPRRVLVFVNKIRRLKYIDTSFFSDSRFYVLVFSMGFHQIGYAGTQNFLPLHAEKILGLTHSQAATLLTAVAFADLIGRVGCAWLSDYHIFPRKYWYMIGQFLSGVFAFLLQFTDEYVPLLACSAAFGLASGSYIGLIVVLFADVFGPEKAAHSHSLAIALCGFPALGGLPFLDATDLK
- the LOC143244288 gene encoding uncharacterized protein LOC143244288 isoform X3 → MNSSPPTLGLETDALASKTGKSDGEVVVQGKEVPPDGGWGWAVEVGVVIANLLILGHLKSFGVYFTPLMERYDATPSQVAWIPAIQIAVMTFMAPVGSILAQKISPRQVTVIGGIVACVGLVCSSQAGSIKSLYFTYGVLGGLASVMCFTPGVMMISCYFHRRRGLGNGIAMAGNTAGGMILPIVADKLLYYYDLSGELLIMGSLMLHACAGAMLWQPVEWHMKTEYPNAEAFKDKLLSQPPITPVTHSTSHTGNNVNSRTVSCAIDINIIGERQRSSSVDDIVINSHTYDIHFSPKTAMEGQETSYNEEERIVDFVSEDRKIQKYHLRPTSSKQDSPYRHCTRRSSRCALPYKRTPLLIAQSVDAIHGLERNVVETTESVTSLNYLSTFYLGPSSSAVPVVEELSEENSGLHSPSECVQAIQNEYNSRLRIPRRVLVFVNKIRRLKYIDTSFFSDSRFYVLVFSMGFHQIGYAGTQNFLPLHAEKILGLTHSQAATLLTAVAFADLIGRVGCAWLSDYHIFPRKYWYMIGQFLSGVFAFLLQFTDEYVPLLACSAAFGLASGSYIGLIVVLFADVFGPEKAAHSHSLAIALCGFPALGGLPFLGKVLYFHILVKLFFKEQTELQHV
- the LOC143244288 gene encoding uncharacterized protein LOC143244288 isoform X4; the encoded protein is MNSSPPTLGLETDALASKTGKSDGEVVVQGKEVPPDGGWGWAVEVGVVIANLLILGHLKSFGVYFTPLMERYDATPSQVAWIPAIQIAVMTFMAPVGSILAQKISPRQVTVIGGIVACVGLVCSSQAGSIKSLYFTYGVLGGLASVMCFTPGVMMISCYFHRRRGLGNGIAMAGNTAGGMILPIVADKLLYYYDLSGELLIMGSLMLHACAGAMLWQPVEWHMKTEYPNAEAFKDKLLSQPPITPVTHSTSHTGNNVNSRTVSCAIDINIIGERQRSSSVDDIVINSHTYDIHFSPKTAMEGQETSYNEEERIVDFVSEDRKIQKYHLRPTSSKQDSPYRHCTRRSSRCALPYKRTPLLIAQSVDAIHGLERNVVETTESVTSLNYLSTFYLGPSSSAVPVVEELSEENSGLHSPSECVQAIQNEYNSRLRIPRRVLVFVNKIRRLKYIDTSFFSDSRFYVLVFSMGFHQIGYAGTQNFLPLHAEKILGLTHSQAATLLTAVAFADLIGRVGCAWLSDYHIFPRKYWYMIGQFLSGVFAFLLQFTDEYVPLLACSAAFGLASGSYIGLIVVLFADVFGPEKAAHSHSLAIALCGFPALGGLPFLGYLLYYIRLQTVKISLVETL
- the LOC143244288 gene encoding uncharacterized protein LOC143244288 isoform X7, which gives rise to MNSSPPTLGLETDALASKTGKSDGEVVVQGKEVPPDGGWGWAVEVGVVIANLLILGHLKSFGVYFTPLMERYDATPSQVAWIPAIQIAVMTFMAPVGSILAQKISPRQVTVIGGIVACVGLVCSSQAGSIKSLYFTYGVLGGLASVMCFTPGVMMISCYFHRRRGLGNGIAMAGNTAGGMILPIVADKLLYYYDLSGELLIMGSLMLHACAGAMLWQPVEWHMKTEYPNAEAFKDKLLSQPPITPVTHSTSHTGNNVNSRTVSCAIDINIIGERQRSSSVDDIVINSHTYDIHFSPKTAMEGQETSYNEEERIVDFVSEDRKIQKYHLRPTSSKQDSPYRHCTRRSSRCALPYKRTPLLIAQSVDAIHGLERNVVETTESVTSLNYLSTFYLGPSSSAVPVVEELSEENSGLHSPSECVQAIQNEYNSRLRIPRRVLVFVNKIRRLKYIDTSFFSDSRFYVLVFSMGFHQIGYAGTQNFLPLHAEKILGLTHSQAATLLTAVAFADLIGRVGCAWLSDYHIFPRKYWYMIGQFLSGVFAFLLQFTDEYVPLLACSAAFGLASGSYIGLIVVLFADVFGPEKAAHSHSLAIALCGFPALGGLPFLES
- the LOC143244288 gene encoding uncharacterized protein LOC143244288 isoform X5, producing the protein MNSSPPTLGLETDALASKTGKSDGEVVVQGKEVPPDGGWGWAVEVGVVIANLLILGHLKSFGVYFTPLMERYDATPSQVAWIPAIQIAVMTFMAPVGSILAQKISPRQVTVIGGIVACVGLVCSSQAGSIKSLYFTYGVLGGLASVMCFTPGVMMISCYFHRRRGLGNGIAMAGNTAGGMILPIVADKLLYYYDLSGELLIMGSLMLHACAGAMLWQPVEWHMKTEYPNAEAFKDKLLSQPPITPVTHSTSHTGNNVNSRTVSCAIDINIIGERQRSSSVDDIVINSHTYDIHFSPKTAMEGQETSYNEEERIVDFVSEDRKIQKYHLRPTSSKQDSPYRHCTRRSSRCALPYKRTPLLIAQSVDAIHGLERNVVETTESVTSLNYLSTFYLGPSSSAVPVVEELSEENSGLHSPSECVQAIQNEYNSRLRIPRRVLVFVNKIRRLKYIDTSFFSDSRFYVLVFSMGFHQIGYAGTQNFLPLHAEKILGLTHSQAATLLTAVAFADLIGRVGCAWLSDYHIFPRKYWYMIGQFLSGVFAFLLQFTDEYVPLLACSAAFGLASGSYIGLIVVLFADVFGPEKAAHSHSLAIALCGFPALGGLPFLGRTLEN
- the LOC143244288 gene encoding uncharacterized protein LOC143244288 isoform X1, with translation MNSSPPTLGLETDALASKTGKSDGEVVVQGKEVPPDGGWGWAVEVGVVIANLLILGHLKSFGVYFTPLMERYDATPSQVAWIPAIQIAVMTFMAPVGSILAQKISPRQVTVIGGIVACVGLVCSSQAGSIKSLYFTYGVLGGLASVMCFTPGVMMISCYFHRRRGLGNGIAMAGNTAGGMILPIVADKLLYYYDLSGELLIMGSLMLHACAGAMLWQPVEWHMKTEYPNAEAFKDKLLSQPPITPVTHSTSHTGNNVNSRTVSCAIDINIIGERQRSSSVDDIVINSHTYDIHFSPKTAMEGQETSYNEEERIVDFVSEDRKIQKYHLRPTSSKQDSPYRHCTRRSSRCALPYKRTPLLIAQSVDAIHGLERNVVETTESVTSLNYLSTFYLGPSSSAVPVVEELSEENSGLHSPSECVQAIQNEYNSRLRIPRRVLVFVNKIRRLKYIDTSFFSDSRFYVLVFSMGFHQIGYAGTQNFLPLHAEKILGLTHSQAATLLTAVAFADLIGRVGCAWLSDYHIFPRKYWYMIGQFLSGVFAFLLQFTDEYVPLLACSAAFGLASGSYIGLIVVLFADVFGPEKAAHSHSLAIALCGFPALGGLPFLGYILEVTKSYSINQSILGLCQVIGAFVWLFEPLARKHEMRKTFVVTESAL